A genome region from Akkermansiaceae bacterium includes the following:
- a CDS encoding transglycosylase domain-containing protein has protein sequence MSTWRPIAKTPLWKRWLPSWLHAPFVILFQLSIAAALILLGLAFFYFTISSRFDLAEIAKLPGGIVLYDRYGKEIDAPGATGRRIVSRGEIPEFMVEALAAREDARFFEHGGVDFRGLARATVRNVKDRDFTQGASTLTMQLARNTYDMRAKSLHRKALEIALTLRIEARYSKDEILTSYLNRIYFGSGAYGVEQAARTYFGKTVSQLNPGECAMLVGIIRGPHIFSPLRDLDAAEEQRDQTLSRMVDAGFITRERADAVRVIEIRLVKGTASENRASYAVRQVKARLEQVMAQEQITSSGLRVHTTLDAGWQARLESELARAVSALEAEKGWPHPSHSAHEPGTEAGYLQFAAVTTETKTGAVLALIGGRDFADSRYDRTRSQRDLGSAFEPFVAAAAAERGKLVLPGKPVQTGRQIGPAEVQRLAKRCGFSGPFLDTEDLFRGAVAATPMEMSVGLATLGNGGKKPKPYLISRIADADGKTIYNARPSVTQALSKEAAAESVRVLKNRSGTRCFTGATGSERDAWTLRLGPSGSTAIWIGFDTPTRIAGEARLNALLDEFVERLGN, from the coding sequence ATGTCAACCTGGCGACCCATTGCGAAAACCCCACTTTGGAAACGGTGGCTCCCGTCATGGCTCCATGCCCCCTTTGTCATCCTTTTCCAGCTTTCCATTGCGGCCGCACTGATCCTCCTTGGGCTGGCCTTCTTCTATTTCACCATTTCCTCGAGGTTCGACCTCGCGGAGATCGCGAAGTTGCCCGGAGGCATCGTGCTTTATGACCGGTATGGCAAGGAAATCGATGCTCCGGGAGCCACAGGCAGGCGCATCGTCTCCCGCGGCGAGATCCCGGAATTCATGGTCGAGGCGCTCGCCGCCCGAGAGGATGCCCGGTTTTTCGAACACGGCGGGGTTGATTTCCGGGGCCTTGCCCGCGCCACCGTACGCAACGTGAAGGACAGGGATTTCACCCAGGGTGCCTCCACGCTGACGATGCAGCTCGCCCGCAACACCTACGACATGCGCGCCAAGTCCCTGCATCGCAAGGCGCTGGAGATCGCGCTGACCCTAAGGATCGAAGCCCGTTACTCAAAGGACGAGATCCTCACCAGCTACCTGAACCGCATCTACTTCGGCTCCGGTGCCTACGGCGTGGAGCAGGCGGCCCGCACCTACTTCGGGAAAACCGTTTCCCAGCTCAATCCCGGCGAGTGCGCCATGCTCGTCGGCATCATCCGCGGACCGCATATCTTCTCCCCGCTCCGCGATCTGGATGCCGCCGAGGAGCAGCGCGACCAGACCCTCTCCCGCATGGTGGATGCGGGCTTCATCACCCGCGAGAGGGCGGATGCAGTCAGGGTGATCGAGATCCGCCTGGTGAAGGGCACCGCTTCGGAAAACCGTGCCTCCTATGCCGTCCGGCAGGTGAAAGCCAGGCTGGAGCAGGTGATGGCGCAGGAACAGATCACGTCCTCGGGCCTGAGAGTCCACACCACACTCGATGCAGGCTGGCAGGCTCGGCTCGAATCGGAACTCGCCCGCGCCGTCTCCGCGCTGGAAGCCGAGAAGGGCTGGCCCCACCCAAGCCACTCGGCGCATGAGCCTGGAACGGAGGCCGGATACCTCCAGTTTGCCGCCGTCACCACCGAGACGAAAACCGGAGCCGTGCTCGCATTGATCGGTGGCCGGGACTTCGCCGACTCGCGTTACGATCGCACCCGCTCCCAGCGCGATCTCGGCTCCGCCTTCGAGCCTTTCGTCGCCGCCGCCGCGGCAGAAAGGGGGAAACTCGTCCTTCCCGGCAAGCCTGTCCAGACCGGCAGGCAGATCGGCCCGGCGGAGGTGCAAAGGCTGGCGAAACGCTGCGGGTTTTCAGGCCCCTTCCTCGATACGGAAGACCTTTTCCGGGGCGCTGTGGCCGCCACTCCCATGGAAATGTCCGTCGGGCTGGCTACCCTCGGCAACGGCGGGAAAAAGCCCAAACCATACCTCATTTCACGAATCGCGGATGCCGATGGGAAGACGATCTACAATGCCCGCCCGTCCGTAACCCAGGCACTCAGCAAGGAGGCTGCGGCGGAATCCGTCCGAGTGCTGAAAAACCGCTCCGGAACACGCTGTTTCACCGGCGCGACAGGATCTGAGCGCGACGCCTGGACATTGCGCCTCGGCCCCAGCGGTTCCACCGCAATCTGGATCGGCTTCGATACGCCGACCCGCATCGCCGGCGAGGCAAGGCTCAACGCACTCCTCGATGAATTCGTCGAGCGGCTCGGAAACTAG
- a CDS encoding rhodanese-like domain-containing protein, with the protein MGIDKIIRSCLIASLLMLPARGNEKTEPLQIDRAEQLLAANVQLIDVRTKEEWDESHLKGAKLVTVTEDDFLAKAVLDPEKEVLVYCRSGKRSAIAAEKLRAAGYAVHEISGGITAWVEAGKPVEKGTPHDTGKQADKP; encoded by the coding sequence ATGGGAATCGACAAAATCATCCGCTCCTGCCTGATTGCCTCGCTGCTCATGTTGCCGGCAAGAGGGAATGAAAAAACCGAGCCTCTGCAGATCGACCGTGCGGAGCAGCTTCTCGCCGCGAATGTCCAGTTGATCGATGTTCGGACAAAGGAAGAGTGGGACGAGAGCCATTTGAAAGGCGCGAAGCTGGTAACCGTCACGGAAGACGATTTCCTGGCCAAGGCCGTGCTGGATCCCGAAAAGGAAGTGCTTGTCTATTGCAGGAGCGGCAAACGAAGTGCCATTGCGGCGGAAAAACTGCGGGCGGCGGGATATGCCGTACATGAGATATCCGGCGGGATCACTGCCTGGGTTGAGGCCGGGAAACCGGTGGAAAAGGGCACGCCGCATGATACCGGAAAGCAAGCGGACAAGCCCTAG
- a CDS encoding bile acid:sodium symporter family protein — translation MIVKIGLPLILAFIMFSLGLGLRKTDFTRILRYPRAFLTGAACQLLLLPAFAFGLVTAFSFPPDIAVGVMILSFCPGGVTSNVLTRLSNGNTPLSISLTAVTSLAAIVTVPVLVALSVGHFMGKDAPDVDILALGMTMFLITAVPVALGMLVTALAPQLVAGISGAVSRTAMILFFVIIVAALASNWAVFSGNLPNLGPALVLLNIGMLAIGLAASRVMGLGSEDASTVSIEAGVQNGTLGIAVGSLVALGSSEALPPTTVPSAVYSIIMYLVTIPFVVWRRRVRG, via the coding sequence ATGATCGTCAAAATTGGACTGCCACTCATCCTTGCTTTCATCATGTTTTCGTTGGGTCTGGGCCTGCGGAAGACGGATTTCACCCGGATCTTGCGGTATCCGAGGGCGTTTTTGACCGGTGCCGCCTGCCAGCTCCTGCTGCTGCCGGCCTTTGCCTTCGGCCTGGTGACGGCATTCTCCTTTCCGCCGGATATCGCGGTGGGCGTTATGATCCTCTCCTTCTGCCCCGGCGGCGTGACCTCCAACGTCCTGACCCGCCTGAGCAATGGCAACACGCCCCTTTCGATTTCCCTCACGGCCGTCACAAGCCTGGCGGCCATCGTCACCGTGCCGGTTCTCGTCGCCCTGAGCGTGGGGCATTTCATGGGGAAGGATGCGCCCGATGTGGATATCCTGGCGCTGGGGATGACGATGTTCCTCATCACTGCGGTGCCGGTGGCGCTGGGGATGCTCGTCACAGCCCTTGCGCCGCAGCTTGTTGCGGGCATCTCCGGCGCGGTTTCCAGGACGGCGATGATCCTGTTTTTCGTCATCATCGTGGCGGCCTTGGCCAGCAACTGGGCGGTTTTTTCCGGCAACCTGCCGAACCTCGGGCCGGCGCTGGTTTTGCTCAACATCGGCATGTTGGCGATAGGCCTTGCAGCCAGCCGTGTCATGGGGCTGGGATCGGAGGATGCCTCAACGGTATCCATCGAGGCGGGCGTGCAGAACGGCACGCTGGGGATTGCGGTCGGATCGCTGGTAGCCCTTGGTTCTTCCGAGGCATTGCCTCCCACCACCGTCCCGTCTGCGGTCTACAGCATCATCATGTATCTGGTCACCATCCCGTTTGTGGTTTGGCGCAGGAGGGTGCGGGGGTAG
- a CDS encoding glycosyltransferase, with protein MPLVSVVLPFRDAVVTLADAVRSILRQEFRDIELIAVDDGSRDGSAASLAGIGDTRFRLVRNRLPCGVVAATATGLGLACGEWFARMDADDISLPRRIGEQLKAADESVGVVTCGVESIGCKGDGMRRYVDWTNSLADHDAMARCRFVESPVINPTALVRMDWMRRVGGYHDTPWAEDHDLWLRLFAAGCRFARVPEILFQWRDSPGRLTRRDPRYGSVARSRMRAHHLKILPGVRENGIVIAGAGPIGKRLALDLLGEGVEVKGFFDVNPARVGQCIHGARVAAAGQMASKWRESILLGAVGLKGARDSVARMAASAGRREGEDFWAVC; from the coding sequence ATGCCGCTTGTCTCTGTCGTTCTTCCTTTCCGCGACGCGGTGGTGACCCTGGCGGATGCCGTCCGCAGCATCCTGCGGCAGGAATTCCGCGACATCGAGCTCATCGCCGTGGATGACGGCTCCCGAGACGGCTCCGCCGCGTCCCTGGCCGGGATCGGCGACACCAGGTTCAGGCTGGTTCGCAACCGGCTTCCCTGCGGCGTCGTGGCAGCCACGGCGACAGGGCTTGGCTTGGCCTGTGGTGAATGGTTCGCGCGGATGGATGCGGATGATATCTCGCTGCCACGGCGCATCGGCGAACAGCTCAAGGCTGCGGATGAAAGTGTGGGGGTGGTGACTTGCGGGGTGGAATCCATCGGCTGCAAGGGAGACGGCATGAGGCGCTACGTCGATTGGACGAACAGCCTGGCCGATCACGATGCGATGGCGCGCTGCCGCTTTGTGGAGTCCCCGGTCATCAACCCCACGGCGCTGGTGCGCATGGATTGGATGCGGCGCGTGGGCGGCTATCACGATACCCCATGGGCGGAGGATCATGATCTCTGGCTCAGGCTTTTCGCGGCAGGCTGCCGCTTCGCAAGGGTGCCGGAAATCCTATTCCAATGGAGGGACTCACCGGGGCGCCTGACCCGGCGCGATCCCCGTTATGGCAGCGTGGCAAGAAGCCGCATGCGGGCGCACCATCTGAAAATCCTCCCAGGCGTCCGCGAGAACGGCATCGTCATCGCAGGCGCCGGGCCGATCGGCAAACGGCTCGCGCTGGATCTCCTTGGCGAGGGGGTGGAGGTGAAAGGGTTCTTCGATGTGAATCCGGCGCGTGTCGGTCAGTGTATCCACGGTGCCAGGGTGGCCGCAGCCGGGCAGATGGCCTCGAAATGGCGCGAAAGCATCTTGCTGGGTGCCGTCGGCCTCAAAGGGGCGCGCGACTCGGTTGCCCGAATGGCCGCTTCCGCTGGACGCCGCGAAGGCGAGGACTTCTGGGCCGTTTGCTGA
- a CDS encoding L,D-transpeptidase — MKQPIRILASIALGGAAILLSSCGNMSSSSGTAFSFDPPAKKPGNPSAVKVHISTGAGKLYVTEGNEVLLATPVCVGTSATPTPHGNFRITSKTRHRRRASNPGAGYPMTYWMSFYSPAYGMHWGFVKPYPSTHGCVRMPLNSARKVFDMTRVGTPVNVASSQPWDSTIGAKLPRLDDGPLPNPPDSYMKSAKVFEDHEKGKMWDFR; from the coding sequence ATGAAACAACCAATCCGTATCCTCGCATCCATCGCCCTTGGCGGTGCCGCCATCCTCCTGAGTTCCTGCGGGAACATGAGCTCCAGCTCGGGCACCGCCTTCTCCTTCGACCCACCGGCCAAGAAACCCGGCAACCCTTCCGCCGTGAAAGTCCACATCAGCACAGGTGCCGGTAAACTCTATGTGACGGAAGGGAATGAAGTGCTCCTCGCCACGCCTGTCTGCGTCGGCACAAGCGCCACGCCCACGCCCCATGGGAATTTCAGGATCACCTCAAAGACACGCCACCGCCGCCGTGCTAGCAACCCCGGCGCAGGCTATCCGATGACCTACTGGATGTCATTCTACAGCCCCGCATACGGGATGCACTGGGGTTTTGTGAAACCATATCCCTCCACCCACGGCTGCGTCCGAATGCCGCTCAATTCCGCCCGTAAGGTTTTCGACATGACCCGCGTCGGCACCCCTGTGAACGTCGCCAGCTCCCAGCCATGGGACTCCACCATTGGCGCGAAACTACCCCGCCTCGATGACGGCCCGCTGCCCAATCCACCGGATTCCTACATGAAGAGCGCCAAGGTCTTCGAGGATCACGAAAAAGGCAAGATGTGGGACTTCCGGTGA